The following coding sequences are from one Ramlibacter henchirensis window:
- the gcvP gene encoding aminomethyl-transferring glycine dehydrogenase yields the protein MLMQSARPLGELENPAEFIPRHIGIDEQDEKHMLSVIGEASRRSLIESIVPRSIARATEMKLPAPLTEAQALLELRGIANRNKVLKSFIGQGYYGTLTPPVILRNVLENPAWYTAYTPYQAEISQGRMEALVNFQTMVCDLTAMPIANASMLDEATSAAEAMTLAKRSVKSKSNVFIVAGDCHPQTIEVVQTRAKPLGIEVKLANSAQEWDELLAGDYFAVLEQYPSTSGRIGDLKADAERVHSRQAAFIVAADLLALALLVPPGEFGADIVVGTTQRFGMPMGAGGPHAAYLACRDEYKRSMPGRLVGVSVDSHGNPAYRLALQTREQHIRREKATSNICTAQVLPAVVASMYAVYHGPQGLRRIAQRVAAYTAILARGMEQIGFAPRNADRAFDTLSFHAKDKHHARAIAARAVALGANVRVAWDEYICISLDETTTRAEIELLWKIFAGDDLRKLPSVSDFEKGVEPLIPTGLRRTSEFLAHPVFNTHHSETGMLRYIRSLSDKDLALDRTMIPLGSCTMKLNATSEMIPVTWPEFAHIHPFAPREQLQGYAELDRELREWLCQATGYAGISLQPNAGSQGEYAGLLAIKAWHESRGQGHRNVCLIPSSAHGTNPASAQMVGMQVVVTACDVNGNVDMADLKAKCEQHSKELACIMITYPSTHGVFEMQVKELCEMVHAHGGRVYVDGANMNALVGVAAPGEFGGDVSHLNLHKTFCIPHGGGGPGVGPVCVVEDLVPFLPGHEAGGLEGRPVGAVSAAPLGNAAVLPISWMYCRMMGAEGLRQATEVAILSANYISVRLKDHYPTLYASANGHVAHECILDLRPLKDSSGVTAEDVAKRLIDYGFHAPTLSFPVAGTLMVEPTESETLDELDRFIGAMVAIREEIRRIERGEWPQDDNPLKNAPHTAASLLKGEWTHAYPREAGAAVLDERRHAKYWPPVGRVDNVYGDRNLFCACVPMSAYE from the coding sequence ATGCTGATGCAATCCGCCCGCCCGCTCGGCGAGCTCGAGAACCCCGCTGAATTCATCCCGCGCCACATCGGCATCGACGAGCAGGACGAGAAGCACATGCTGTCGGTCATCGGCGAGGCCTCGCGCCGCTCGCTGATCGAAAGCATCGTGCCGCGTTCCATCGCCCGCGCCACGGAGATGAAGCTGCCGGCGCCGCTCACCGAGGCGCAGGCGCTGCTGGAGCTGCGCGGCATCGCCAACCGCAACAAGGTGCTCAAGAGCTTCATCGGCCAGGGCTACTACGGCACGCTGACGCCGCCGGTGATCCTGCGCAACGTCCTGGAGAACCCCGCCTGGTACACCGCGTACACGCCCTACCAGGCCGAGATCTCGCAGGGCCGCATGGAAGCACTGGTGAACTTCCAGACGATGGTGTGCGACCTCACGGCCATGCCGATTGCCAATGCGTCGATGCTGGACGAAGCGACGTCGGCGGCCGAGGCGATGACGCTGGCGAAACGAAGCGTCAAGAGCAAGTCGAATGTTTTCATCGTCGCGGGCGACTGCCATCCGCAGACCATTGAGGTGGTGCAGACGCGCGCGAAGCCGCTGGGCATCGAAGTGAAGCTGGCCAACTCCGCGCAGGAGTGGGACGAGCTGCTCGCGGGCGACTACTTCGCCGTGCTGGAGCAATACCCCTCGACCAGCGGCCGCATCGGCGACCTGAAGGCCGACGCGGAGCGTGTCCATTCCAGACAGGCGGCATTCATCGTCGCCGCCGACCTGCTGGCGCTTGCGCTCCTGGTGCCGCCGGGAGAGTTCGGCGCAGACATCGTCGTCGGCACGACGCAGCGCTTCGGCATGCCGATGGGCGCCGGCGGCCCGCACGCCGCCTACCTGGCCTGCCGCGACGAGTACAAGCGTTCGATGCCCGGCCGCCTGGTGGGCGTGAGCGTCGACAGCCACGGCAACCCCGCCTACCGCCTCGCGCTGCAGACGCGCGAGCAGCACATCCGGCGCGAGAAGGCCACCTCGAACATCTGCACGGCGCAGGTGCTGCCGGCGGTGGTCGCCAGCATGTACGCCGTCTACCACGGGCCGCAGGGCTTGCGGCGCATCGCGCAGCGCGTGGCGGCCTACACCGCCATCCTGGCGCGCGGCATGGAGCAGATCGGGTTCGCGCCGCGCAACGCGGACCGCGCGTTCGACACGCTGTCGTTCCATGCCAAGGACAAGCACCACGCCCGCGCGATCGCCGCCCGCGCCGTGGCGCTGGGCGCGAACGTGCGCGTGGCCTGGGACGAGTACATCTGCATCTCGCTGGACGAGACCACCACCCGCGCCGAGATCGAGCTGCTCTGGAAGATCTTCGCGGGCGACGACCTGCGCAAGCTGCCGTCGGTGTCCGACTTCGAGAAGGGCGTCGAGCCGCTGATCCCCACGGGCCTGCGCCGCACCAGCGAGTTCCTTGCGCACCCGGTGTTCAACACGCACCACAGCGAGACCGGCATGCTGCGCTACATCCGCAGCCTGTCCGACAAGGACCTGGCGCTGGACCGCACCATGATCCCGCTGGGCAGCTGCACCATGAAGCTGAACGCGACCAGCGAGATGATCCCCGTCACCTGGCCGGAGTTCGCGCACATCCATCCATTCGCGCCGCGCGAGCAGCTCCAGGGCTACGCCGAACTGGACCGCGAACTGCGCGAGTGGCTGTGCCAGGCCACCGGCTACGCGGGCATCAGCCTGCAGCCCAATGCGGGGTCGCAAGGCGAGTACGCGGGCCTGCTGGCGATCAAGGCCTGGCACGAGAGCCGCGGCCAGGGCCACCGCAACGTGTGCCTGATCCCCTCTTCCGCGCACGGCACCAATCCGGCCAGCGCGCAGATGGTCGGCATGCAGGTGGTGGTGACCGCCTGCGACGTCAACGGCAACGTGGACATGGCCGACCTCAAGGCCAAGTGCGAGCAGCACAGCAAGGAGCTGGCCTGCATCATGATCACTTACCCGAGCACGCACGGCGTGTTCGAGATGCAGGTCAAGGAGCTGTGCGAGATGGTCCATGCGCACGGCGGCCGCGTCTACGTGGACGGCGCCAACATGAACGCGCTGGTGGGCGTGGCGGCGCCGGGCGAGTTCGGCGGCGACGTGAGCCACCTGAACCTGCACAAGACCTTCTGCATCCCGCACGGCGGCGGCGGGCCGGGCGTCGGGCCGGTGTGCGTGGTGGAGGACCTCGTCCCCTTCCTTCCCGGCCATGAGGCGGGCGGACTCGAGGGGCGGCCGGTCGGCGCCGTCTCGGCCGCGCCGCTGGGCAACGCGGCCGTGCTGCCGATCAGCTGGATGTACTGCCGGATGATGGGCGCCGAGGGACTGCGACAGGCCACCGAGGTCGCCATCCTCTCGGCCAACTACATCAGCGTGCGGCTCAAGGACCACTACCCCACGCTGTACGCCAGCGCCAACGGCCATGTGGCGCACGAGTGCATCCTGGACCTGCGCCCGCTCAAGGACAGCAGCGGTGTCACGGCCGAGGACGTGGCCAAGCGCCTGATCGACTACGGCTTCCACGCGCCCACGCTGAGCTTTCCGGTCGCCGGCACGCTCATGGTCGAGCCGACGGAGAGCGAGACGCTGGATGAGCTCGACCGTTTCATCGGCGCCATGGTCGCCATCCGCGAGGAGATCCGCCGCATCGAGCGCGGCGAGTGGCCGCAGGACGACAACCCGCTGAAGAACGCCCCGCACACGGCCGCATCGCTGCTGAAGGGCGAGTGGACCCACGCCTACCCCCGCGAGGCCGGTGCGGCGGTGCTGGACGAGCGGCGGCACGCCAAGTACTGGCCGCCGGTCGGGCGGGTGGACAACGTGTACGGGGACAGGAACCTGTTCTGCGCCTGCGTGCCGATGTCGGCGTACGAGTAA
- the gcvH gene encoding glycine cleavage system protein GcvH, whose amino-acid sequence MTVKYTQEHEWIRLEGGDAVVGITVHAQDALGDVVFVDLPEVGRRYGKGEVAGVVESVKAAADVFMPVTGEVLEVNESLRADPSLANSDPLGQGWFFKVKLADVSETNGLMDETAYNEFSKNA is encoded by the coding sequence ATGACCGTGAAGTACACGCAGGAGCATGAATGGATCCGCCTCGAAGGCGGCGACGCCGTCGTGGGCATCACGGTGCACGCGCAGGACGCGCTGGGCGACGTGGTGTTCGTCGACCTGCCCGAAGTCGGGCGCCGCTACGGCAAGGGCGAGGTGGCCGGCGTCGTCGAGTCGGTCAAGGCCGCCGCCGACGTCTTCATGCCCGTGACCGGCGAAGTGCTCGAGGTGAACGAGTCCCTGCGCGCCGATCCCTCCCTGGCCAACAGCGACCCGCTGGGCCAGGGGTGGTTCTTCAAGGTCAAGCTGGCCGACGTGTCGGAGACGAACGGCCTGATGGACGAGACGGCCTACAACGAGTTTTCGAAGAACGCCTGA